The Desulfobulbaceae bacterium DB1 genome segment ATTTTTCGGTGTTGCCGAAAGAGGCCCGATCGGCGAGCTGAAAAAAATTTTCAACTTTACTGAATTTCAGACCATCTACGGCGGTTTTCTCAACGGCTATTTTCTCGCCCACGCCGTGTTTCAGTTCTTCAACAACGGCGGCACCCAATGCTATGTGGGCCGGGTCGCCTCCGGGGCGGACACCGCCTCGGTGACCCTGCTTGACCGGGGCGGCAGCGCCCAGAACAGCATGACGATCGCGGCCCGTTCGGCCGGCGCCTGGGGCAATCGGCTGATGGCCATTGTCGACAGCACCAGGGCCGACGATCCGGCCAACGACTTCAACCTCACCGTCTTTCAGGACAACCCGAAACCGGATGAGGCCCCATTGCTGGTGGAGGCATATGAAAATCTTTCCATGAACCCGGCCTCGCCCGAGTATGCGCCGACGGTGATCAACTCCAGCTCCAAACATATCAGGATCGCGGTCAACACCGGCAACAGCAACCAGATCGCCGGTTACAGCCAGAGCGCCCCCCTGACTCTGGGCGGCGACCTGCTGGGAGCAAACCAGCGCAAATTCAGAATCAACATCAACAACGACGGTTACCGCACGGTGGATCTGACCGCAGCCCTGGCAGGGGCCGATGTCAGCGACCTCGATGACATCCGGGCCGCAATCCAATCCACCATCCGGGCCATGACCCCGCTCCGGGAATCAACTCCGGCCAACGCCTATACCGTTACCGTTACCATTCAGAGCACCACCATGCTGCGCATCACCTCCGGCAACACCAGCGCCGGGTCCAAGGTGGAGATTGCCGCGGCTGCCGATCCCCTGGAAAACGCGGCCGGCGCCCTGCGGCTGGGCAAGAGAAACGGCGGCAGCGAGGTGTACGGTTCATCCGCCATGCGACCGCAGAATACCCCGGCCGAAGATTATTTCTACCTGGGTGACGACACGGTAAGCGGCGCGGTCAGTGCGGTGCAGCTCGGCGGCGACGGCACCCTGCCGCTCACCGACAATGATTACACCAGCGCCCTGTCCTGGCTTGACACCATCCGCGATGTCAGCCTGATCGCCGTGCCGGGCATCGGCTCGCCCGCGGTGGCGGATGCCGGCATGAACTACTGCGGCAACCGGCCGCTTTCCGACTGCTTCTATATCGCCGACATGGACCGTGACGATATCACCCTGGAAGACGCGATTCTGTACCGGGACAGCATCAACACCCCCAATTCCTATGGCGCCGTCTATTTCCCCTGGCTGAAGATGCTCGACCCCACCGGCCTGTCGTCCGAACCCATCAGCGTGCCGCCTTCGGGATTTGCGGCCGGACTTTATTCACGCATCGATGCCCGGCGCGGGGTATGGAAGACCCCGGCCGGAACCGAAGCGGTTGTCGGCGGCGCCGTGGGCCTGGTCACCGATCTCACCGATATCCAGCAGGGCACCTTGAACAAACAGAAAAAAAGCGTCTGTGTTATTCGCAAATTCCCCGGCTCCGGCATCGTCCTGTGGGGGGGCCGCACCCTGAGCTCCGACCCGGAATACAAATACATTGCCGTCCGCCGCATGGCCATCATGCTGCGGGTCAGCATATACGGCGGGATCCAGTGGACCGTTTTCGAACCAAACGACGAGGAACTCTGGTCGCAGATCCGGCTCAACATCGGTTCCTTCATGATGACCCTGTTCCGCCAGGGCGCCTTCCAGGGCTCCACCCCCTCCCAGGCCTTTTTCGTCAAATGCGACAGCGAGACAACCACCCAGGCGGACATTGATCTCGGCATCGTCAATGTCCTGGTCGGTTTTGCGCCGCTGAAACCGGCGGAGTTCGTGGTGGTCAAAATCAGCCAGAAGACGGGACAGAATTGATTGGCGATTTGGGCTTGCGGAATGCGGATTGAATGAAAACAGAAAAAACAGAGCACATGCTTTAGGGAGACAGATATGGCACAGTTTACCGTAAACACCCACCGGTTTGACCCCTACCGGAACTTCAAATTCAAAATCAAATGGGACGGCAAGTATGTAGCCGGCCTGAACAAGTGCAGCGCCCTGAAAAAAAGCACGGAGGTAACGGAATGGCGCGAGGGAGGCGACCCCAGCGCCAGCCGCAAGCTGCCGGGCAAGACCTCCTATGACGGCATCACCATGGAGGCGGGAGTCACCCATGACACCACCTTCGAGGAATGGGCCAACCTGGTCAACAATTTTCAAAGCGATGCCTCCATGTCGCTGAAAAACTTCCGCAAGGATATCGTCATCGACGTCTTCAATCTGCAGGGAAGCAAGGTTCTTTCCTACAAGGTATACCGCTGCTGGGTTTCTGAATATCAGGCCCTGCCGGAGCTGGACGCTTCGGGCAATGCGGTGATGATCCAGAGCATCAAGCTGGAAAACGAGGGCTGGGAGCGGGACACCGCCGTCACCGAACCGGCTGAGTCATAAGTGCCATGCCCAAGTACCACTGCACACTGCCGGGAGGATATGTCGATGATGCGGGAAGGGTGATGCGGGATGTCACCCTTCTGCCGCTCAGCGGTTTCAGCGAAAGACTGATCGCCGAAAAGCGTTGTCTTTCCTCGCCGGCCCTGACAACCGCCCTGCTTGCCGGTTGCATCGGCCGCATCGGCGACCGTGACGATGTTTCGCCGGGGATGGTGCGCTCCCTGCTGGTGGGGGACCGCCAGTATCTGCTGCTCAAACTGCGGGAGATCACCTTCGGCTCCGACATCCGGGGAATTATCCGTTGCTCATGGCCTGACTGCGGCGCAAAAATGGACATTGATTTCCCCATGGACCGCATCCCGGTGAAAAGCGTCCCGCAGACCGGCCGCTTGTACACCATGCGGCGTGCCGAAGCGTCAGGCCCCAGGGAAATCACCTTTCGACTGCCCGACGGCAACGACCAGGAAGCGCTATGCCGATTGGTTGAAGAGGATGAAACAGCGGCCGCCGACATGCTGCTGGCCCGCTGCATCCAGGACGTCACTCC includes the following:
- a CDS encoding phage tail protein encodes the protein MAQFTVNTHRFDPYRNFKFKIKWDGKYVAGLNKCSALKKSTEVTEWREGGDPSASRKLPGKTSYDGITMEAGVTHDTTFEEWANLVNNFQSDASMSLKNFRKDIVIDVFNLQGSKVLSYKVYRCWVSEYQALPELDASGNAVMIQSIKLENEGWERDTAVTEPAES